AACAGAAACGACGGACGGGCTTCGTCCGATGGGCCCTTGGCGGAGGAGCACGCAGTCTTAGCGAGTGCGAAGAAGGTTGGGCTCTTCTGCGCCGGAGTGGCAACGCAGCGGTTCGGCATGCAACTTGCCGATCAACAAGAAATCATGGGCGACCTCGCCGACATTCTGATCGAAGTTCTTGTGCTCGAATCCGCAATTCTGCGGGCCGAAAAGATGCAACTCAACAAACCATTGGGACCAAAGCTCGCGAAGTACTATTCCATCCGCTCATTCAACGTCATTCGGAATGCGGCTGAGCGGGTCATTGGCGCGGCAGCCGAAGGCGACATGCTTCAGACGTCTTCGGCGATGCTGCGTCGATTGACCAGGCATGAGCCGGTGAACATGGCCGTGCTCGGGCGCGAAATCGCCGCAGCGATGATCGACGCAGGACGTTACGCAATCTGAATAGCAGCCGTGCCCCTTGAGGTCGCTGCTTAGGTGAGAGCGCGATCCAAGTGGGCGTAACCACCGTCGACAAGGATATGTTGACCAGTTGTGTGAGCGCTTTGCGTCGGAGAGAGCAGAAATACAACCATCGCAGCAATTTCTGCCGGTTCCGTCATCCTATGACCAAGCGGAATGCGTTGCCTTATCTCGGACAGTGCTTTCTCGGGGTCATCTCGCAAGCTGATCCAGCGTTTGTAGAGCGGAGTCATCACCTCGGCGGGTAAAACTGCATTCACACGAACACCAAACGCCGCAAGCTCAGCCGCCCACTCGCGCGTCAAAGCAAGTTGGGCTCCCTTTGCTGCTGCATACCCGGAAGTCCCGCCCTGGCCAGTCAGGGCGACCTTCGAACTAATATTTACGATGGAGCCTCGCGAACGCTTCAGCATGGGAAGTGCATAGTGTGCCATCGCGTAGTAGTGGACAAGGTTCTGGTGCAGGCTCGCGACAAACCGCTCAGGTGTTCCAGTTTCGAGCCCAACTACGTCGTTGGTCCCGGCGTTGTTCACGAGGCCCATCAAGCTACCGTACTGCTTTTCGACGTAACGAACTGCGCTCTGGCATTGATTGGGGTCGCTCAGATCGGCTTCGAAGAAGTCGCATCGTTCACCCGTTTGCTTGAATTCAGCGATAAGCGCCGAGAATTCATCAGACGTGCGGTTCACGACGACAGCTATCGCGCCCTCCTGAAGACAGAGCCTAGTGATAGCCTCGCCGATGCCGGCACCGCCGCCAGTCACAATAACGACTTGGTCTTTGAGTCCTAGGTCCACAGAGTTCCTTAACGAAGATTGAAGTAGCCCCCATCAAGGGGGATATCCGCGCCGGTAATAAATGACGCCTCATCAGAGCACAAGTAGTGTGCCAGAGCGGCCACTTCGTCCGGAGTGCCCATCCGACCGATCGGTTGCGACTCGGACAGCGCCTTCATTTTCTCGGATTCCTGACCTGGATAGTTCTTGGTCAGAAATCCATCTACGAACGGAGTGTGCACACGCGCCGGCGAGATGCAGTTGCACCGTATCCCGTGCGCGATGTAATCCTTCGCGACTGAGAGAGTCATCGACAACACGGCTCCTTTCGTCATGGAATAGGCGAATCGATCGCTGATGCCGCGCGTTGCAGCAATGGAGGCGATGTTCAGTATGCTTCCTCGTTGTGCCGTCGTCATTCCGTCAATCACTGCACGCATGCACAGGTAGGTTCCTCGAATGTTGACTGCAAAGAGCCTGTCCATATCCTCAGGAGTTGTTGAGGAGAGATTTCCGATGTGTGCGATGCCTGCGCAGTTGACAAGAATGTCGACAGGAGCGTCCACGCTCCGAAACACCTCAGCCACGCTCGCTGGACTGCTGACGTCGCAACAATGCGGAGTCGCTGCGTCGCCCCCGCTAGCAATCAGGTGCGCGGCTTCGTCGAGCTTACCGGCGTCGAGATCGAGCAAGTGCACGGCAGCTCCATATTCGGCGAATCTCTTTGCGATAGCCAAGCCGATCCCGCTCGCCGCGCCTGTGATCACCGCGATCCGACTTGTAAGACTCAGCTTGGACAATCCCATCGCTCCTATTCGGTTCAACTCGTTTGCCTCACCTCTTTGTAGGGGAGTCACCGAGATGATGTCAAAATTCAAAA
The genomic region above belongs to Acidobacteriaceae bacterium and contains:
- a CDS encoding SDR family oxidoreductase, which gives rise to MDLGLKDQVVIVTGGGAGIGEAITRLCLQEGAIAVVVNRTSDEFSALIAEFKQTGERCDFFEADLSDPNQCQSAVRYVEKQYGSLMGLVNNAGTNDVVGLETGTPERFVASLHQNLVHYYAMAHYALPMLKRSRGSIVNISSKVALTGQGGTSGYAAAKGAQLALTREWAAELAAFGVRVNAVLPAEVMTPLYKRWISLRDDPEKALSEIRQRIPLGHRMTEPAEIAAMVVFLLSPTQSAHTTGQHILVDGGYAHLDRALT
- a CDS encoding SDR family oxidoreductase, which encodes MGLSKLSLTSRIAVITGAASGIGLAIAKRFAEYGAAVHLLDLDAGKLDEAAHLIASGGDAATPHCCDVSSPASVAEVFRSVDAPVDILVNCAGIAHIGNLSSTTPEDMDRLFAVNIRGTYLCMRAVIDGMTTAQRGSILNIASIAATRGISDRFAYSMTKGAVLSMTLSVAKDYIAHGIRCNCISPARVHTPFVDGFLTKNYPGQESEKMKALSESQPIGRMGTPDEVAALAHYLCSDEASFITGADIPLDGGYFNLR